A genomic stretch from Mycobacterium paraterrae includes:
- the rpmI gene encoding 50S ribosomal protein L35, producing MPKAKTHSGASKRFRRTGTGKIVREKAGRRHLLEHKPTKRTRRLDGRTAVAANDTKRVNKMLNG from the coding sequence ATGCCCAAGGCCAAGACCCACAGCGGAGCGTCGAAGCGATTCCGGCGCACCGGCACCGGGAAGATCGTGCGTGAAAAGGCCGGCCGTCGGCACCTGCTCGAGCACAAGCCGACCAAGCGGACGCGACGCCTCGACGGGCGTACCGCGGTGGCGGCGAACGACACCAAGCGGGTCAACAAGATGCTGAACGGCTGA
- a CDS encoding TrmH family RNA methyltransferase: MLTERSTRVVTAAKLHRQVARRRSDRFLVEGANLVEAAARRGLIREMFVTEAAAQRYAGLVDRHGTAVHVVTERAAKVLSDTVTPTGLVAVCEHPSAGMADVLAQSPRLVAVGVEIGEPGNAGTLIRIADAMGAAAVVFIGHTVDPYNGKCLRASAGSIFSIPVVVAPDTEAAIAAMQGAGLQVLATTVEGELSLDDAELAPATAWLFGSEAHGLSAQVAELADARVTIPMFGSAQSLNVAAAAAICLYQSAKTQRG; this comes from the coding sequence GTGCTCACCGAACGATCGACCCGGGTCGTCACCGCGGCCAAGCTGCACCGGCAGGTGGCCCGTCGCCGCAGCGACCGTTTCCTGGTCGAGGGCGCCAACCTGGTCGAAGCCGCCGCCAGGCGGGGACTGATCCGCGAAATGTTCGTCACCGAAGCGGCGGCGCAGCGCTATGCGGGTCTCGTCGACCGGCACGGGACGGCGGTGCACGTCGTCACCGAGCGGGCCGCAAAAGTGTTGTCGGACACCGTGACTCCGACCGGCTTGGTGGCGGTGTGCGAGCATCCCAGCGCGGGTATGGCCGATGTACTCGCGCAGTCTCCCCGGCTCGTCGCTGTCGGCGTGGAGATCGGCGAGCCCGGTAACGCCGGGACGCTGATCCGCATCGCCGACGCGATGGGGGCCGCGGCCGTGGTGTTCATCGGTCACACCGTCGACCCATACAACGGCAAGTGCCTGCGCGCCTCGGCGGGCAGCATCTTCTCCATCCCCGTCGTCGTCGCCCCGGACACCGAAGCCGCGATCGCCGCGATGCAGGGTGCCGGACTGCAGGTGCTGGCCACCACCGTAGAAGGTGAGTTGTCGCTTGACGACGCCGAACTCGCGCCCGCGACCGCGTGGCTGTTCGGCTCGGAAGCCCACGGATTGTCGGCCCAGGTCGCCGAGCTGGCCGACGCCCGGGTGACGATTCCGATGTTCGGGAGCGCGCAAAGCCTCAATGTCGCTGCGGCTGCTGCGATCTGCCTTTACCAAAGCGCAAAAACGCAGCGCGGCTGA
- the lysX gene encoding bifunctional lysylphosphatidylglycerol synthetase/lysine--tRNA ligase LysX, translating to MSSPSVTLTAARPRSESNTRLRWVPATAGWIVGIIATLSLIASVSPVIRWAIRVPREFINDYVFNFPDTSFAWSFVLALLAGALTARKRVAWWVLQLNLLLAAGLNVAGLVADHPGPAKTFGETLGLGLHLAAIVVATLAYREFWAKVRAGALFKAAGVLITGWAIGIVLSWGLIEAFPRTLAAEDRLFYVVNRVVGFAVVESAQFTGRPPVFLNALMGLFSAMALIAAAIVLFQSQRADNALTGEDESAIRGLLEMWGKNDSLGYFATRRDKSVVFAPSGRAAITYRVEVGVCLASGDPIGDPRAWPQAIGAWLALCQTYGWTPGNMGASSAGAKAFREAGLNALELGDEAILHTAEFRLSGREMRGVRQAVTRARRAGLTVRIRRHHDIEPAEMTQVTSRADAWRDTDNERGFSMALGRLGDPADGDCLLVEAVDPDDTVVAMLSLVPWGRNGVSLDLMRRSPQSPNGTIELMVSELALHAERIGITRISLNFAMFRSAFEQGAQLGAGPVARLWRGFLLFFSRWWQLETLYRSNMKYQPDWVPRYACYEDARMVPRVGVASVIAEGFLVLPFVRRDEQHTGQHPSVPPTLLATGLLHDDGSAPDVAALQQADLSDQEERGRRLPEQMRVRLSKLKALQDSGIDAYPVGRPPTHTVAQALDTADQADVSVSGRVLRIRDFGGVLFAELRDWSGEVQLLLENSILGHGRTADFTKAIDLGDLVEVTGEMGYSKTGTRSLIVHRWRLIGKCLRPLPNKWKGLTDPEARVRSRYVDLAVNAESRELITARSGVLRAIRDTLNDKGFVEVETPILQQVHGGATARPFVTHINSYDLDLFLRIAPELYLKRLCVGGMERVFELGRAFRNEGVDFSHNPEFTLLEAYQAHADYKDWIDGSRELIQNAALAANGAHVVLRPTPSGSLEEVDISGVWPVKTVHEAVSEALGEHVDATTDLATLRRLCDAAGIPYLARWDAGAVVLELYEHLVEDRTEHPTFYIDFPSSVSPLTRPHRSQPGLAERWDLVAWGVELGTAYSELTDPVEQRRRLEEQSLLAAGGDPEAMELDEDFLQAMEYAMPPTGGLGMGVDRVVMLVTGRSIRETLPFPLAKPR from the coding sequence ATATCCTCGCCGTCTGTGACCCTCACCGCCGCCCGCCCACGCAGCGAGTCGAATACTCGGCTCCGCTGGGTGCCGGCGACGGCCGGCTGGATCGTCGGGATTATCGCCACCCTGTCGCTGATCGCCAGCGTCTCGCCAGTGATCCGGTGGGCGATCCGGGTGCCCCGCGAGTTCATCAACGACTACGTCTTCAACTTCCCCGACACCAGCTTCGCGTGGTCATTCGTGCTGGCACTGCTGGCGGGCGCGCTGACCGCCCGCAAACGCGTGGCGTGGTGGGTGCTGCAACTCAACCTGCTGCTGGCCGCCGGATTGAACGTGGCCGGCCTGGTCGCCGATCATCCCGGCCCGGCGAAGACCTTCGGCGAGACGCTCGGCCTGGGTCTGCACCTCGCGGCGATAGTCGTGGCGACCCTCGCCTACCGGGAGTTCTGGGCCAAGGTGCGCGCGGGCGCCTTGTTCAAAGCGGCGGGAGTTTTAATCACCGGCTGGGCGATCGGAATCGTGCTGTCGTGGGGGCTGATCGAGGCGTTCCCGCGCACGCTTGCCGCCGAGGACCGGCTGTTCTACGTGGTGAACCGGGTGGTGGGGTTCGCGGTCGTGGAATCGGCGCAATTCACCGGCCGGCCACCGGTCTTCCTCAACGCGCTGATGGGGCTATTCAGCGCGATGGCGTTGATCGCCGCGGCGATCGTGCTGTTCCAGTCGCAGCGCGCCGACAACGCGCTGACCGGTGAGGACGAATCAGCTATTCGCGGTCTGCTCGAAATGTGGGGCAAGAACGACTCTTTGGGTTACTTCGCTACCCGCCGGGACAAGTCGGTGGTGTTCGCGCCGAGCGGACGCGCCGCGATCACCTACCGCGTCGAGGTCGGGGTCTGCCTGGCCAGTGGTGACCCGATTGGCGATCCGCGGGCGTGGCCGCAGGCGATCGGCGCGTGGCTGGCACTGTGCCAGACCTACGGCTGGACGCCCGGCAACATGGGCGCAAGCTCGGCCGGCGCCAAAGCTTTTCGCGAGGCCGGCCTCAACGCGTTGGAACTCGGCGACGAGGCGATCCTGCATACCGCCGAGTTCAGGCTATCCGGGCGAGAGATGCGAGGCGTGCGTCAGGCGGTGACGCGGGCCCGCCGCGCCGGGCTGACCGTGCGCATTCGCCGGCACCACGACATCGAACCCGCCGAAATGACCCAGGTGACGTCGCGGGCGGATGCCTGGCGCGACACCGACAACGAGCGCGGGTTCTCGATGGCGCTGGGCCGGCTCGGTGATCCCGCCGACGGCGATTGCCTGCTGGTCGAAGCTGTCGACCCGGACGACACGGTGGTCGCGATGCTGTCGTTGGTGCCATGGGGGCGCAACGGGGTGTCGCTGGATCTGATGCGACGCTCGCCGCAATCACCCAACGGGACCATCGAGCTCATGGTGAGCGAGCTTGCGCTGCACGCCGAGCGCATCGGTATCACGCGAATCTCGCTGAACTTCGCGATGTTCCGGTCCGCCTTCGAGCAGGGCGCACAGCTCGGCGCCGGACCGGTGGCTCGGCTGTGGCGCGGATTCCTGTTGTTCTTTTCACGGTGGTGGCAGCTGGAGACGCTGTACCGCTCCAACATGAAGTATCAGCCCGACTGGGTGCCGCGATACGCCTGCTACGAAGACGCCCGGATGGTCCCGCGGGTGGGCGTCGCGTCGGTGATCGCCGAGGGCTTCCTAGTGCTGCCCTTCGTCCGGCGCGACGAACAACACACCGGCCAGCACCCGTCGGTCCCTCCGACACTGCTGGCAACCGGACTGCTGCACGACGACGGCTCCGCCCCGGACGTCGCAGCGTTGCAACAAGCCGACCTCAGTGACCAGGAAGAGCGCGGACGTCGGCTGCCCGAGCAGATGCGCGTCCGGCTGTCGAAACTGAAAGCCTTGCAAGACAGTGGGATCGACGCCTACCCGGTGGGCCGGCCGCCGACCCACACAGTGGCTCAGGCCTTGGACACCGCCGACCAGGCCGACGTCTCGGTGTCGGGCCGGGTGCTGCGGATCCGCGACTTCGGCGGGGTACTTTTTGCCGAGCTGCGCGACTGGTCAGGCGAAGTGCAACTGCTGCTGGAGAACTCGATCCTGGGGCACGGTCGTACCGCCGATTTCACCAAGGCCATCGACCTCGGCGATCTGGTCGAGGTCACCGGTGAAATGGGATACAGCAAGACCGGAACCCGTTCGCTGATCGTGCACCGGTGGCGGCTCATCGGGAAGTGTCTGCGCCCGCTGCCTAACAAGTGGAAAGGGTTGACCGATCCTGAAGCGCGGGTCCGCAGTCGCTACGTCGACCTGGCCGTCAACGCCGAATCACGCGAACTGATCACTGCCCGCAGCGGTGTGCTCCGCGCGATCCGAGACACATTGAACGACAAAGGTTTTGTCGAGGTCGAAACCCCGATTCTGCAGCAAGTCCACGGCGGCGCAACCGCCCGCCCGTTCGTCACGCACATCAACAGCTACGACCTCGATTTGTTCTTGCGGATCGCGCCCGAGCTGTACCTCAAGCGGTTGTGTGTCGGCGGCATGGAGCGGGTCTTCGAGTTGGGCCGGGCATTCCGCAACGAGGGCGTGGACTTCAGCCACAACCCTGAGTTCACACTGCTGGAGGCCTACCAGGCGCACGCCGACTACAAGGACTGGATCGACGGCAGCCGCGAACTCATCCAGAACGCCGCACTGGCCGCCAACGGCGCTCACGTCGTGCTGCGACCCACGCCGAGCGGGTCGCTGGAAGAAGTCGACATCTCCGGTGTCTGGCCGGTGAAAACCGTTCACGAAGCGGTCTCCGAGGCGCTCGGTGAGCACGTCGACGCCACTACCGATCTGGCTACGCTGCGCCGGCTGTGCGACGCTGCGGGGATCCCGTACCTGGCGCGCTGGGATGCCGGCGCCGTCGTGCTCGAACTGTATGAGCACCTGGTCGAAGACCGCACCGAGCACCCGACGTTCTACATCGATTTCC
- the infC gene encoding translation initiation factor IF-3 — translation MSTETRVNERIRVPEVRLIGPGGEQVGIVRIEDALRVAADADLDLVEVAPNARPPVCKIMDYGKFKYEAAQKARESRKNQQQTVVKEQKLRPKIDDHDYETKKGHVIRFLEAGSKVKVTIMFRGREQSRPELGYRLLQRLGADVADYGFVETSAKQDGRNMTMVLAPHRGAKTRARAAEQAGGPASQPAGDAEPSPN, via the coding sequence ATCAGCACTGAGACACGCGTCAACGAACGCATCCGCGTACCTGAAGTCCGACTCATCGGCCCGGGAGGGGAGCAGGTAGGCATTGTGCGTATCGAAGACGCCCTTCGCGTCGCCGCGGATGCCGACCTCGACCTTGTTGAAGTAGCGCCAAATGCCAGGCCACCGGTCTGCAAGATCATGGACTACGGCAAGTTCAAATATGAGGCGGCGCAAAAGGCGCGTGAGTCTCGCAAAAACCAGCAGCAGACCGTCGTCAAAGAACAGAAGTTGCGACCCAAGATCGACGATCACGACTACGAGACCAAAAAGGGTCACGTCATCCGCTTCCTCGAGGCGGGATCGAAGGTCAAGGTCACCATTATGTTCCGCGGACGCGAGCAGTCGCGGCCCGAGCTGGGCTACCGACTGCTGCAGCGCCTGGGCGCCGACGTCGCCGACTATGGATTCGTCGAGACCTCGGCCAAGCAGGACGGCCGCAACATGACGATGGTGCTGGCACCGCACCGCGGCGCCAAGACGCGAGCCCGGGCGGCCGAGCAGGCCGGGGGCCCCGCGTCGCAGCCCGCCGGCGACGCCGAACCGTCACCGAACTGA
- a CDS encoding oxygenase MpaB family protein, translating to MPPTQHESAPAARDTPPPAAPLGPDSLTWKYFGDLRTGMMGVWIGAIQNMYPELGAGVEQHSILLREPLQRVARSVYPIMGVVYDGGRASATGEQIKRYHRTIKGTDASGHRYHALNPETFYWAHATFFMLVVKVAEYFCGGLTEAEKRQLFDEHVQWYRMYGMSMRPVPTSWEEFQEYWERVCRDELEINQATLDIFQIRIPKPKFVLLPTPVWDQLFKPLVAGQRWIAAGLFEPVVREKAGMRWTPGDEVILRLFGKLVELAFLAVPDEIRLHPRALAAYRRAAGRDSADAPLVQAPRFTAPPPDRRGMPMHYFPPRKSIIERAGSLVHTTFSLAGLRPPRGRGKAA from the coding sequence ATGCCGCCGACACAGCATGAGTCCGCCCCGGCGGCCCGCGACACCCCGCCGCCCGCCGCTCCCCTCGGCCCCGATTCCCTGACATGGAAGTACTTCGGCGACCTGCGCACCGGAATGATGGGCGTCTGGATCGGCGCCATCCAGAACATGTATCCCGAACTAGGGGCCGGCGTCGAGCAGCATTCGATCCTGTTGCGCGAGCCGTTGCAGCGGGTGGCGCGGTCGGTGTACCCGATCATGGGCGTGGTCTACGACGGCGGACGGGCGTCGGCGACCGGCGAGCAAATCAAGCGCTACCACCGAACGATCAAGGGAACCGACGCCAGCGGCCACCGTTATCACGCGCTTAATCCCGAGACGTTCTACTGGGCGCACGCCACGTTCTTCATGCTGGTGGTCAAGGTCGCCGAATACTTCTGCGGCGGGTTGACCGAAGCCGAGAAGCGCCAACTCTTCGACGAGCACGTCCAGTGGTACCGGATGTACGGCATGAGCATGCGGCCAGTACCCACCTCATGGGAGGAGTTCCAGGAGTACTGGGAGCGGGTCTGTCGGGACGAACTGGAAATCAACCAGGCCACGCTGGATATCTTCCAAATCCGGATTCCCAAGCCAAAATTCGTACTCTTACCCACCCCGGTCTGGGATCAGCTGTTCAAACCGCTTGTCGCGGGCCAGCGTTGGATTGCGGCCGGATTGTTCGAGCCAGTGGTACGCGAAAAGGCAGGCATGCGTTGGACTCCGGGCGATGAGGTGATCCTCAGGCTCTTCGGAAAACTGGTCGAGCTGGCGTTTCTTGCTGTTCCCGACGAGATCCGGTTGCATCCGCGAGCGCTCGCGGCCTACCGACGGGCCGCGGGCCGCGACTCAGCCGACGCCCCACTGGTCCAGGCGCCGCGGTTCACCGCGCCGCCGCCGGACCGACGCGGAATGCCGATGCACTACTTCCCGCCCCGCAAATCCATCATCGAACGAGCGGGTTCACTCGTGCACACGACGTTCTCGCTGGCGGGGTTGCGCCCGCCGCGTGGTCGAGGGAAAGCGGCTTAG
- the rplT gene encoding 50S ribosomal protein L20, translating to MARVKRAVNAQKKRRTILKASKGYRGQRSRLYRKAKEQQLHSLTYAYRDRRARKGEFRKLWISRINAAARANDITYNRLIQGLKAAGVEVDRKNLAEIAVSDAAAFTALVEVARKALPEDVNAPSGEAA from the coding sequence ATGGCACGCGTGAAGCGGGCAGTCAACGCCCAAAAGAAGCGCCGCACCATCCTCAAGGCTTCCAAGGGCTATCGCGGCCAGCGGTCCCGCCTCTACCGCAAAGCCAAAGAGCAGCAGCTGCATTCGCTGACCTACGCCTACCGCGACCGTCGTGCGCGCAAGGGCGAGTTCCGCAAGCTGTGGATCTCCCGGATCAACGCTGCGGCTCGCGCCAACGACATCACCTACAACCGGCTGATCCAGGGTCTCAAGGCCGCCGGTGTGGAGGTCGACCGTAAGAATCTCGCCGAGATCGCCGTCAGCGATGCGGCGGCATTCACCGCGCTGGTCGAGGTCGCCCGTAAGGCGTTGCCCGAGGACGTCAACGCGCCGTCCGGAGAGGCCGCCTAA